AGATGTTTAAAATTGTTTGAAAAAAGTGACAGTGATGTGAAGACTCAAGATAGACCCTTGAGACATCAATTCCTAAGGCTGTTGTAAACTGTCTGAGAACCATATGAAATACAGGTCTATACATGTTATTCTCAGTGGCTAACActactgaggagaaggcaatggcaccccactccagtactcttgcctggaaaatcccatggatggaggagcctggtgggctgcggtccatggggtcgctaagagtcggacacgactgcgcgacttcactttcacttttcactttcgtgcattggagaaggaaatggcaacccactccagtgttcttgcctggagaatcccagggacgggggagcctggtgggctgccatctatggggtcacagagtcggacacgactgaagcgacttagcagtagcagtaacacTCCTGATTGGGAGGAGACCTCCAGGCTGTGTGTTTGAATCATTGTCTCATGACAAAGTGAAGTGCTTGAATATCCTAAGGACTGGAGCCTGCTCACCCCTCTAATTGTTAGTAGGAGTAGAATTCAGGTGTGTGGGGTTATGGAAGGCAATTGTGCCAAGATTTCTACCCAAATATTCTCTGACCAGTGAAGCAGTCATACTTACAGTCAACAACATAAGTACCATCGTCTTGCTTTGTTCCCTTGACATGTACATTCTTCCATTTTCCATTCCGCCTTAAAAACCAAACATATACAAGGTGTTTGACGCAATGGAAAAAGTAGACATATACTTagaattttatttgctttatccCCACAGGGTAATCTCGTCATCTGAAGTTCTAAGAGAGGACACAATAAGCAGACCCATTGTTAacttgtggctcagtgggtagaCATCTAATTTTGAGGAAAAGGAGAGTTTGGGCAGAGATGGAGAAATTTTGTATCTGCGCAGTGGAGTTCATGAAAAAGATGTGGGCCTGTCAAAACATATTGAACTATGCCCTCCACAAAAGAAAGAATTAGTTGctcggtcacgtctgactctttgtgaccccatggacggtagcccaccaggctcctttgtccatgggattctccaggcaagaatactggagtgggttgccatttccttctcaaggggatgttccagacccaaggatcgaactcagttctcttgcattgcaggcaaattctttatcatctgagccaccggggaagccttaTGCCTTCCACAAAGCTGCATATAATAATTGCTCATGGGTTTCCCAGGAGGTGCAGGTggtagaacccacctgccaaggtaggagacataagacgttcaggttcaatccctggattggcaagatgcccaggaggagggcacagcagtcctctccagcattcttgcctggagaatccccacggacagaggaccctggtggtctacaggccataggtttgcaaagagtcagacacttctgaAACAACTTAACAAGCCACATGCTCACTTCAATCAAGTTGATTTCAGAAAGATTAGCCATATGAAAATTcaaaagtgtgtttgtgtgtgtgtgtgatagttgctcagttgtgtctgattttttgcataTGTGTTTTCCTCCTTGGTTATTTGTACTTACTTGACGGAAAAGTAAAAGTCTATTGTGCCCTTTTCATCATCAAACACAAGTTTACGGAAGTAAGTCCTGAATGGTCCATTCTCCTGGATTTTCTCTGGGTCAGTGGATCCAATgtacactgttctccatggtccTGAAAGCTGAAAGCAAAATTCCCCTTAGAAAATGTAgtccttgtctttttatttcatccaGCATCATGAGTCATGAGTTTCCCACCCCCAGTGCAAGTCAGCACACATTATCTACCTTGACTGGACAAAGCAGGATTTATGAAATAATGCAAAACTGAGTCAGAGCAAAAGAAGGAATTGAGACATTTCTGAGATAGCTTGAGTTCTCATGTCAACTACAAGATCTCAAAATCAACAGCTGTTTGGCTGATCCACTTTTTTCTGTTACAAGACTAGTAACAATGCCTTAGAGTCAATTAATACACAGTAAAGATGACACAGAGATGAAACGGAGCAGGTCTAGAGTCAGTTAATGGATCAGTATTGAGTAGGAGGGAGAAGGATCGGTTAGTGGGTCCACATAGCAAAACCAcaaaagggacacacacacacacacacccaaggcCTCCTCCCAGATCAGACCGTCCCTGGTACCTCTGAGAGATTTTGCTCAGCTTCCTCTTCTTGGGCGGCACAAACCACACCAAGGAGAAGAGTCAGGAACAGAACCTTCATCTTGTCTCTCATGGTCCTTCGTCTGTCAAGGCTGACTGTGTCCCAGTGGCTGGAGAGGACGGGAATCGTGCCACTTTTTACGGGATCGTTATGTTGGTGTGACGTGTCATGAACCAATGGTTGTTCCTCCTAAGCCCAAGGTTACACAGAAGTCATCTTCCGTATCCTGTTTGGCAGGGATCGCCTGTCACATCAGTGTATTATCTTTATCATGAGGGTTGTTTTAAGAGAAGCTTAAGAGGATCTGGACATGTAACATTTAGAGGGAGTGAGATATCACAATGCACTCTGATGTTCCAAGGCCAGgaatatttatttacctttgtaTCCTGAGATAAAGCTGGGATAAGCTGTCCAAGGTACATATCTCCAACTCCTCTGCTGTTTCCTTAACATTTAGGAGATagtctaaaatttattttctaaagttaAGTTGAGTGTGTGAtttaacaaagttaaaaaatatttctgaagagACCTTTGGGAAACCTCCCGTTTCTCTGAGGGGAGGGACACGTCAGCACAAAGTGTTGATCACCTCTTCCTGCCCCACAGCGGGCTCCGTCCTCCTTATAGCTAAGAGGAGGTTCCATCCAAATGCCCATTACCCTCATGTCTGAAAAGGCATGTGAGCAATTCTGTTCCTCTCTCCCCTTCAAGACATCCTTTATCCATCCAATCTGTGATATATCATTTACTCATTGACTCAGTTGTTTCTAAGGAAGTGAAAAAGCATGACTGTATTTCTTGTAACttgtagaatttaaaataaaaaaggaaatttcctAACTCTATACATCTAGTTACTCTCAAGGTCCCTCAAACAGCCAAAGAATCtctactttgtattttttttttccacaaccagggatcttagttacccaaccaggggTGGAATCATCACCTCATGTGGCGGATGTGTTGAGTCTTaacccttggaccaccagggtcATCCTGATTCAGATCATTTTAACAGGAGTATGATCCCAGCTAACACCTCTTATCTATCCAGCATCACCCTTCCGTCTCTCCTTAGGCACCTCTAACATTCTCACGTTTTCCTTTCAGATTCTTACCAACACGTGTCACCGGGGAGTGTGTTCTTGGACCATCCCATCTCAGGAAGACCTTTCTAACTGCCAATCAAGGGAGGATTAAACACAGTTTCTCCAAGAGGTTATTGCAGCAGGTTTTAGCAGTCCTGCTTGTTTGTAACTAAAGGAAGTCATAGGACCTTTAATCCAAAGTTTCCTTCATAAATATTGACAAAAAATGTAGGTAGCAAACTGATAAACAAAGCAGAATCACCGTACTCAAACAAAAATCTTGTAATCCcccaacaaataataataaaccatGCTTGGTACATCTTCCTGGTGTCTCCTCGATTCTCCAGTTTTctggaactacaaagcctctctTTCCAAGTTTATTCATTTTGTcttactttc
This DNA window, taken from Bubalus kerabau isolate K-KA32 ecotype Philippines breed swamp buffalo chromosome X, PCC_UOA_SB_1v2, whole genome shotgun sequence, encodes the following:
- the LOC129640255 gene encoding odorant-binding protein, which translates into the protein MRDKMKVLFLTLLLGVVCAAQEEEAEQNLSELSGPWRTVYIGSTDPEKIQENGPFRTYFRKLVFDDEKGTIDFYFSVKRNGKWKNVHVKGTKQDDGTYVVDYEGRNVFKVVSVSRTHLVAHNINVDKHGKKTELTGLFVKLNVEDEDLEKFRKLTEDKGIDKKNVVNFIENEDHPHPE